Genomic window (Arthrobacter sp. StoSoilA2):
AAACTGAGCACAGAAACGTCCTTCGGGACGCGTCGGTCGTGGCGTTGGAGTTCGTTGACCACCGCTGCGCTCATTTCTTCGCTCACGGCGAAGATAGCGGTGAGACCGGGAATTTGTTCCTGGGAGGCTGTCAAGGCCGGGTGCGCCGCTCCTGTAGATGAAGCTTGCCGACCCCTCTCCGTGCGGCATGACGGCAGCCTGTTTGCGATTACGGAAGAACCACGGCACCAGCTCGAGCAGCGCCTGTCGGTGTGGGTAACATCGTTGATATCGAGGTCTGGCGGGTGCAGGTCAAGCTCTCTTCGGAGCGGCACTTCGGGATCTTCCTGCTGTGCCTTCAACCTACCTCCACGCTATGGCTGCTGGGGTCCATCGCTGTCATTGAGGGGTAGCGGTGGGCGTATGCGTTTAGCTTCTTGTAGGCATCCAAGCGAAATATGGGGAGTGGTTGCTTGTC
Coding sequences:
- a CDS encoding substrate-binding domain-containing protein; protein product: MPLRRELDLHPPDLDINDVTHTDRRCSSWCRGSSVIANRLPSCRTERGRQASSTGAAHPALTASQEQIPGLTAIFAVSEEMSAAVVNELQRHDRRVPKDVSVLSFDSTFHIPARPSAAQHCRPTTCRHGK